From the genome of uncultured Methanobacterium sp.:
ATGGGAGGAACCTTCAACCGGAAACAGTTCCTGATCTCCAGTGATGATATTGCAGAAATTGGGGATTACATGATATTGAAGCTTTCCAAAGAACAGATTGAGCAAATGGCTGTAGATTAAAGCCCATATTACTCTTTTTTTACCTTACATCTTTTTTTGCTGTTTGTATTTTATTTGAACTACCAATTGGATAACAGCTATAACCGATTGGATAACAACACTATACTTGATTGTATAACAACCAATTGGATAAAAACTAGAAATTGATTTGATATTAATCAGGGCTGGTAGCTCAGGTGGGAGAGCGTTGCCTTCGCAAGGCAGAGGCCGCGGGTTCAAATCCCGCCCAGTCCATCTTTTTTTAATGAAGAATTCATGAGTCAACAACTTTATCCACATCATCTAAAATTGTGTTTATGTTCTCTTTCACTTCCTCAATGCTTCCTGCGGTGTTGATAATATGCCAGTTCTGGGCCAATTCCAGGGCTTTTTTTCTCACCTTAACCAGGTCGTCCATGTTTTCAAACATTTCCTCATCATTCCTGACGGACATACGTTTAAGAGATTCTTTTGGTTCCAGATCCAGGAAGAACCTATATGGTGATGTTGGAAGAATCATGGTGAATAAACTGTAAAGAATTTTAGCCAGTGGAAGGGGCAAGTAGGCCACTCCCATTAAATAACGAACCATAATAATGTTATCTGCAGTGCCATCGTATTTTTTAACCGAACGGATAACATCCAGGGCATAATAAGTTGATGCTTTGATTTTATTGGCCTTTCCCCGGCCTAGCAGGGCTTTTTTGGCTTTCTGACCGTAAGAATTGTCCAAAGAGGGATGTTCCCTGAGGATAACACTTTCACCCCTGCTAAGATATTTATCTTGTATTAATCTGGCCTGAGTACTCTTTCCTGACCCGTCAAGTCCATCAATGATAATAAAGCGCATATTCTCTCCATAAGTATCAAAATTCTCTTCATAAGTATAAAAAAATTATATGGTCAGTAAAATGTAGGTTATAACTGCTGAAAAACAGGCGGTGAGGTTATCCAGGCCTTTTGGTGTTATTGCTTCAAATATAGTGGCTACCAGTGCCACACTCACAATTACCATTGGTTGAATGGGCACTGCGTAATAAGTTAAAACTATCCATATGGTACATATGAGCACTACAAACATGGTCAGGGAGCCTTCCAAACTTTTGGTGTCCCCGGTAAGATTGTATTTTATCTTACCATACTTCATACCAACCACTGAAGCCATTCCATCCCCATAAGACATGGCTGCTATACCTACGGCTATAATCCAGGGCTGGTCAAAGAAAATGAGTGCCAGAACAGTCCAGGATATAGCATAGTATACCAGGCCCAGACCATGGCCTGAACCGGATATTTTGTCTTTTATTTTTAAGGGGGAATAGGGGCTTATAAGAAAAGTTAGGAGAATGAAGGGGGCAGCTGCCAGAAAGGCCATTACCCATCTGGATTGGAAGAGTGGTAATATAAATAAAACGTTACCTACCATGATGTGCAGGAACTTTCGACTGAAATTCGGGTGCTTTTTAAGCACTCTCTCTGAAATCACCAATATTAGTATCACATACGCATAAACAAGTATTAAACCCATGATGTCGCCGCTATCCATAAATCTTAGTACTTCCTCCCTATATAAGATAATTTGGATTTTTAATTGCGGGTCAATGGTTATGGCTTGGAGTGACTAACTAATGATAAACTCAACATGTACTAATATTGAATGAGATTGATGGCGAATGGGTAAAAATTCAGAGAATTGCCAAAGTTTATTAGTTATTTAAAGGATAGGAAAAGCTATGTACATCTGTTTGGAGGGAATTGATGGCTCAGGAAAATCCACACAGCTGGAGCGCCTGGGAAAATGGCTTGAAGACTGTGGTCTTAGTGTAACCCGTATCAGAGAACCTACTGATTCACCAGTTGGTCGTCTTATCCGGAAAATGCTCCAGGACCCAGGGGCCCAGGATGAGGGATTCCAGAGGACATTGGCACTCCTGTTTGCTGCGGATAGAACTCTTCTTATGGATACTATCTGTAAAGAAGAAGAAAAGAACCGGATTGTGATCAGTGACCGTTCATTTTACTCCAGTCTGGCTTATCAGAATGGTGAAGATTGGATTGCCCAGATAAATCAACATGCACTTGAACCGGATCTGGTTATACTTCTAGATCTGGAAATTGAAACTGCACTCACCAGATGTGAAGGTACCGATAGTTTTGAAGAGGCGGATTTCCTGGAAAGCGTCCGCCAAAGATACCTTAAACTGGCCCAGCAGCATGATTTTCTAGTGGTTAATGCAAATAATGGTGTGAACAAAGTACACAGTGATATAAAACGGATAGTGGCCCCTAAACTGGGTATGTGTATATAATGGGGTGATTATAGTAATAAAAACCCTGAGTTATGGTTCAGTATAAATGAACTCATTATTAAATAAAAATAGTTTCATATATCATTGTCTCTCATATATCATTGTGTTTTATTTCATCGTAATTCATTTTTTTACTCTTTTTATTTCGATTAAAGAGGTTAACAAAAAAAATATGGGTCCTTAAAGTAATAATAAGTAGAAAAATGGATTTAAGCTTAAAATTAGGCATTAAATTAAAAAAAATCAGAACATAAAAACATAAAAAAAAGGTGGAAGATTAATTAAGGAAAATTAACTTTTTTTAGGGATAATTAATCTTTTTCGAGTTCTTTTATGCGCTCGTTAAGAGCTTTTACAATGTGATCCTGGGCATTTTCCAAATTTTCTTTCGTTCCATAGAGTAAAGGGCCGTCATCAGTGTTTTTAAGTTCTAAATCGAATTTAGTTACAACTTCTGCCATCATTCTTTCAGTAACTCCATGAGGAATTCTCATTTCATACATCATATCTTCATCCATTGTATCACCTCAAACATTTAAAATTCTGGTGTTAAACTCAAATTTGTGTTAACATATCGTTTAATATAAAAAATATATTCATTTTATATGTTATTCTTTAGAAAATCCCTTACTGGTTCCAAAATATCAATTAAGGACTCAGAAACCCCATTTTTTAGATCAAGAGGGTGTAACTTGCCATCTCCATACATCTGTATCAGTTCTTCCTGGGTTAATTCCAGGTTTCCTCCAAACTTATCTGGTCGTTTTATAAGCAGGGTGTCTTTTTCACTGAATATGAAGTGATGTGCTATTTCCAAAACTGGATTTCCCTCAACTTCACCTGCCGGGCAGTAACTCTTTTTGATCTTTTCTGTAATTACCTCAGGTTCATCATCAATGGCTATGAAGTTCTCTTTACTGGAGGACATCTTATCCGAGCCATCGGTACCGTGAAGGAGTGGGGTGTGAATGCATACTGGAGACTGGAATCCCAGTTTGGGCAGGTTATCCCTGGCCAGCATATGGATTTTCCGCTGTTCCATACCTCCAACTGCCAGATCCACCTCTAAAAACAGCATATCCACCACCTGCATCAGGGGGTAAATGACCTCTGCCACCTTATGATCCTCTGCATCCCGGGTTATCTGAGCCATACTCCTCCTGGCCCTGGTCAACGTAGTGGAGAGTGCTAACTGGTAAACTTTCATGGTGTAATCTTCCCCTGTCTGAAAACTACTACCCAAAATAAATTCAGTATCCTCAGAGAGTCCTAATGCCCGGAAGCAGCGTTTATTATATTCAGAAATTTCTTTAATTTCCTCTAAACTTCCTTTGCCATTAAGGTAAGCATGAAGGTCTGCAAGGAGAATCTTAATCTTGAAACCAGCCTTCTGCAGGTCTATCATCTTCTTCACAGTGATGGCATGTCCCAGATGTACCTTTCCTGATGGTTCATATCCGATGTAGGCTGTTTTTGTATCTTTTACCAGTTTATCTTGGAGTTCTTCTGGAGTTACCACTTCTAGGGCGCCTTTTTCTATCGTGTTCATTGTTGAATCTGTGTCCATTGTTGTCACCATCGTTAGGTTATCTTTAGTGATTTTGAATTAAATCTTTCTAAATCTGGACTTTATTAATCTATTTTTGGAGGGATAATGTAAAGTTTTCCACTAATTTCAATTACTTCTACTTCTTCCCCTATATTTATACTGGTTAATTTGCTCATCATATTCAGATCTACGGGTTGATATGTTTCAGGGTGTAGTAACTGTATTTCAGTGGGAGTTTTGGAAGTAACTGTGGTGCTTTTCACATCTTCCTTACTGGCTACCTTCTCCAGGTTATCGTATTCACGCCATGATATGGAAATGTTTTCCATGGTATCCATATCCATGATTACGATCTTTCTACCGTTCACATCAATTACTTGGCCAATATGATCCTCATGGGTCAGAAAGTCTCCCTTTCGGAATAGGGGGAGACGAAGAGATATCCATATTCTATAAAGGTCTTTTCCTGCAGATTTATCCCTGCCCATGAGTCGTGGTGATTCTCCCATAATTCCACCCATCTGCTCTTTTAAGACATTTGAGATCTTCCTGGCAGCTTTGTATGATCCAAAGTAGTAATCAATTCCCTCTTTGATCTCTACTCTCTGTGATAGGTAGGCCATTCGATTGGTGCGGGATAATTTTTCAAGGAGATTTTTTATAATTTCATCCGCTTTCTGGATTTCCTCTTCTTCCAGGGATCTTTCATCAGCCCTTAGCTGTAGGACTGCTTCAAAGTACCCTGAAGCGTACTTACTGCATTCTGGGCAGGCATTACGGTTGAGTTTAACATTTATCTTAAATTCTCTTTCTATGGGTATTCCCAAAACATTACCCCTGGCTATTACCAGCATTTCCAGAATGGAACCCTTCTGATTAATGAGATCTATTTCCAGAGCCACATCATCTGCATCTTCATCAGGTACAGACTCCTGGGCTATGGTTTGTGCAATGAACTCTTCCTCAGAAAGCTCAGTTTCCATCCATTTATCACCCACGTGGATAGATGAACAGTGGGCGCACGATTCCACCTCTAATTCTGGGGGAATAGTGATCAGCTTGTTTCCATCAGCAAAACAGGAATAACATAGGCCCTTAAACAGTTCTTGGTCTTCTTTACCGCATTTAATACAGAACATGGTATCTAATCTTGATATTCATTTAATAAAAATTGTTTATAGTTTCAAAAAAGTAAGAATAAAAAAAAGGAATTTAAAGGGTCTTTAAAGGTGCCTTTGCCCCACATGCCTCACATTTAAGGAGGAATATGCGGTCTTCCCTTATTATTCTGGTATCGGGTCGGTTGCACTCATGGCACATGATGAACCGTTGTACATAGTCATCCATCCGGTCGTTAATCAGGTAATGGGTAAATTTTCCCTGCATTATAGCCCGGTTTCCTTCCAGGTTTCCTGCAGTACCCAGTTCCCTTAACAGGAATTTGAGGATGTGCTGGGGGTCCCGGTTCATTGCATCGGCTATTTCCCCGAAGTTCTGGATTATAGTCCTATTCCCCTGGATTAATGAGTAAGCCTTGGGAACTGAGAACCTTTTGGTCTCCAGTGCCTGTGGTGGTAATTGTTCAATGGCTCGGTCCAGTAATTCTTCATAATCGCTCATATTTAATACCTCCTTCACTAAAATTCGTAAAAACTGGTTAAATTAAATTTAACTTAAATAAAGAAAAATTTAGATAATTCCCATTTAGGCAACCTTCAGGTATCCTTGCTGGGGTTCATAAATGATTCCTTTACGTTTCAACTGGCGGATAAGGTCTTCTACCTTTTCCTCGCTCATATTATATCTATCTCTCATTTCAGTTATAAGTATGTTGGTGGGTGCCCGTCCGCCATACTCTTCTTCCAGTTCTTTGATAATTTCCTGAACTACTCTGATTTTATCCCGATCAGATTTAGGTGTACGCCCTTCAACCTTATCAATATCCACTTTACCTGTCTCTGGATCGTATCCCACGTTTTTCAGACAATTTTCCTGGAGGGTAACGGCACGTTTTGCATCTTCACGTGTTACTTCGGTTCCTAACCGAATTTTAGAGCTTGCTTCTGCTAATCTGACCAGAGCTTCCAGTTGTCTGGCTGTTATTGGAACTGGTGAGTCTTCTTCTGCGGATCCGCCACGCATACCTACGTAAAACTCTCGAAGTACATCCATGGCTTCATTGGTCAGGTGAGGATGAACATTTCTCCGGGCATAAGCAATATATTTCCTGAGAAGTTCCGGTTCGATATCGTAGGGAACTGCAGTATCCCGGTGGGTGTTAAGAATGTGGGTGGCCAATGCGCTGTCTCTTTCAACATCTGGTTTATCTTCAACCACAAATGTAAGATCGAAACGGGATAAAATTGTTGAAGGGAGGTTAATTTGTTCTGCTATTGATTTGTAACGATCGAAACGTCCGAATTTGGGGTTCGCTGCTGCTAAAACTGAACAACGTGAGTTTAAAGTAGCCATAATCCCTGCTTTGGCTATACTTATGGTTTGCTGTTCCAGGGCCTCGTGGATGGCGGAACGATCTTCAGGACGCATCTTGTCCAGTTCGTCCACACAAACGTTACCTTTATCTCCCAGAACTAGAGCACCTGCTTCTAATGACCAACCGCCGAATTCGTCTCTTACCGCTGCAGCAGTCAAACCTACTCCACTGGTTCCTTTACCACTGGTGTAAATACCCCGGGGTGCCAGTTTAGAAACGTATTTAAGCATCTGGGATTTACCAATACCTGGATCCCCTACAATGAGGATGTGAATGTCTCCTCTGATTCGGGTTTTATCATCCAGTTCTTTAGCTGAACCGCCGAATAATTGGAGGGCTATTGCCTCTTTAACATCCCTGTATCCTTTAATAGATGGTGCGGTGGAATTAATGATTTTGTTGTAAACATCGGGATTGGCAGCCAGCTCTTTGATTTTTTCCTCGTCTTCCGGTTCGATATGTAACTCTTCAAACTCCTGTTCCAGTGCACTGATGTAGTTACCATAAATATAATTATGAAAACGCTTTGTTTTTTCATCCCGGATGGTTTTCATGGTTCCAGTGATTCTTATCACGTCTCCAGGGGTTACAGTGTCCACCAGGTCATCTTCCAGAATAACGTTGATCTGGCGGGGTTGTTCACCTCCAGAGAGGTTTTCCAGGGGTTCTTGAACCTTGGTGTTCTGGGTGTCCAGGAATTCAGACTCTTCCTGAAGAATACGGAAGGAACGACCTCCACACTCCTGGCAGAGGGCGGGTTCGGTGATTATATTGCTCTTCTGCTGTACTTCATGGAGTCGCATGCAGCTACGGCATTCAAAAATAGCTTTTTGAATTCGAGGACGGATTTCATCAGTTTTACGGACAATTCCATCCACAGCAACGAACTTACCAATGTATTTACTCCTTAAGTAACGTAGAGGGATGTTGTTACGCACATTTTCGAAGCGAATATGTAATTCAGCGTTTTTCCTGAGGGGGTCAATGTTCTGAACAGCCTTGGAAGCAGCTTTGATTACTTCTTCTGGTTTTTCGATTAGCAGATCTGCTAGGTCTGGGTCGAACATTTCTAGTTCCACATAATCCACTAACACTGATCTATCCTCTGGATATTTCTCCAGGGCTTCGTAAACAGTGTCTTTATATTTAGTACTAAAGAATTCCTCGAACTTGGCCACAGGATTTTTAGTTTTATCAGTTGTAGTCTCGGCTGAAGTTTCCATCGTCTAACTATAATATCTTCTATTATAAAAAAATTCTCATGAAAAATAAAATTATTATAAAAGCCCATATTGGCTTTTTAACTCTTAAAAAATAAAAAAATAGACTAATAATTTACATAATTTATTTATAGGATATTAAACTGTTTTTTTCAGGAATTAATACAATTTAAACACGTATAATTGGTAATAATTAGTTATATGTTATTAATAATATTATTTTGGGTAATCTGGTTATATAGTTTTATAAAGTAGATATCTAGATATATTATTAAGAATATTTTATATAGCAGTTTTATATTCTGAATCAGTTTTATATTCTGAATATATCGCTGCTTTTGGGTAGAATAAAATAAATGTGATTTAAGGGTACCAATAAAGAAAAATAGGAAATTTTTAAAGAATTTCAAATTATTTAGTTAAAATAATGTTTTAAAAAACATACTTTTGAGATAGCAATTATGTAGTTTAACTAAGTAAAAATATAGCAATTCAGAATCCAAAAGGTGAATAAATGAAGAGATCAAGGTTAAGAATGTTCAAGGCTACTTCCATGACTATTTCAGTTATGGGGGTGTTGCTGATAGTGGCCACAGTGGCTATACTAGCCTACCTGGGATTCCAATCAGTTTCATCTTTCATATCATCAGATGCCAGTTCTAATAATGCTAATGAGCAATTAGCAGCACTTCAAACACAATATTCAAGTTTAAAGGCCCAATATGATGCTGTGAAGGTTCAGGTGCAGGCTACGGATAACACTCAATTAAAAACAGATTATAACAATGCAGATCTGGAGCTGGTTAAAACTCAATCAGCCATTAGTGATGTTTCAAGTGCTCTTTCAGTGGGTAAATCATCTGATGAGGTAAATTCGAGGATTAAAACAGCCCAAACACAATTGCAGACTGCTAAATCCAGTTTGGCAACCCTAAAATCAGAGATATGAAAAGTTTAATTAGAATGGGGCGATTAATGGAAATTTAATTGTTTATTGCCCTGTTAATTCTTTTTATTCGTTTTTTTAGGGTTTACCTATTTTTTAGGGCTTATTTATTTTACAAATTTATTTGTTTGATTATAAGCTTTTTATTTAATCTCTTTTTATTCCTCTTATTTATATAAAAAAGGCTCTTATTTTTGTAAAAAAGGGAATATATTATTAATAACACAATTATTTGCTGATGATACTTGTATTAAATGGTTATTCCTCAAAAAAAGTTAATTTTGCTTTCCTGCTCTCCTATAACCTCTACCCACCACGTACATTTCTCCACTTTTTTTCCGGGAGGATGGTGGTTTGGTGGTCCTGACAGTTTGAAAATTTTGTTTAATCTCTTTTAAGAGTTCAGGGTATCCTTCACCCTGGAAAACTTTCATAATTATGTTACCTTTATATTTCAGGATACTATCACTTATCTGCAGCACGGTTCTTGCCAGATCCATGGATCTGAGCTGATCCAAATCCTTAATCCCTGATAGTTTAGGGGCAGCATCGGATATGATCACCTGGGCCTTACCCTGCAGAGTACGCCTAATTTCATTTAAGGTCTCCTCATGGGTGAAGTCCCCCTTGATACTCCAGAAGTTTTCTTCTGGAAATGATTTCATCCGGTTAAGATCAACTGCAACTACTAAACCATCTTCACCAGTAGCTTCCAGGGCTACCTGGGACCATCCGCCAGGAGCAGCTCCCAGATCAACTATATTATCTCCTTTCTTAATTATTTTATATTTGCGATTTAATTGCAGTAGTTTAAAAGAAGCCCGGGAACGATAATCCTGTTTTTTAGCCTTCTTATAATATTCTTCGTTTTTCCGTTCTTTATTCCATTGAGTCATTTATTTTCTTTCTCCTCTAAAATTAAGTGCTTTGCAGATTGGATCTCCAATTTTAACTATATTAGCATCTAATTTACCCTCATTTAATTCTATGAGCATCACTGAAGGGTCTGATAGCCGGGGTACAGTTGGACTTCCAGGGTTGAGTAACAGCATATCTGGTAACTCTTTTATGAAGGACCAGTGGGTGTGACCAGTTATGAGGACTTCTACTCCCATTTCCAAACCTATG
Proteins encoded in this window:
- a CDS encoding thymidylate kinase — protein: MRFIIIDGLDGSGKSTQARLIQDKYLSRGESVILREHPSLDNSYGQKAKKALLGRGKANKIKASTYYALDVIRSVKKYDGTADNIIMVRYLMGVAYLPLPLAKILYSLFTMILPTSPYRFFLDLEPKESLKRMSVRNDEEMFENMDDLVKVRKKALELAQNWHIINTAGSIEEVKENINTILDDVDKVVDS
- a CDS encoding SEC59/DGK1/VTE5 family protein, with product MDSGDIMGLILVYAYVILILVISERVLKKHPNFSRKFLHIMVGNVLFILPLFQSRWVMAFLAAAPFILLTFLISPYSPLKIKDKISGSGHGLGLVYYAISWTVLALIFFDQPWIIAVGIAAMSYGDGMASVVGMKYGKIKYNLTGDTKSLEGSLTMFVVLICTIWIVLTYYAVPIQPMVIVSVALVATIFEAITPKGLDNLTACFSAVITYILLTI
- the tmk gene encoding dTMP kinase; the protein is MYICLEGIDGSGKSTQLERLGKWLEDCGLSVTRIREPTDSPVGRLIRKMLQDPGAQDEGFQRTLALLFAADRTLLMDTICKEEEKNRIVISDRSFYSSLAYQNGEDWIAQINQHALEPDLVILLDLEIETALTRCEGTDSFEEADFLESVRQRYLKLAQQHDFLVVNANNGVNKVHSDIKRIVAPKLGMCI
- a CDS encoding tyrosine--tRNA ligase, producing MDTDSTMNTIEKGALEVVTPEELQDKLVKDTKTAYIGYEPSGKVHLGHAITVKKMIDLQKAGFKIKILLADLHAYLNGKGSLEEIKEISEYNKRCFRALGLSEDTEFILGSSFQTGEDYTMKVYQLALSTTLTRARRSMAQITRDAEDHKVAEVIYPLMQVVDMLFLEVDLAVGGMEQRKIHMLARDNLPKLGFQSPVCIHTPLLHGTDGSDKMSSSKENFIAIDDEPEVITEKIKKSYCPAGEVEGNPVLEIAHHFIFSEKDTLLIKRPDKFGGNLELTQEELIQMYGDGKLHPLDLKNGVSESLIDILEPVRDFLKNNI
- a CDS encoding 60S ribosomal export protein NMD3 is translated as MFCIKCGKEDQELFKGLCYSCFADGNKLITIPPELEVESCAHCSSIHVGDKWMETELSEEEFIAQTIAQESVPDEDADDVALEIDLINQKGSILEMLVIARGNVLGIPIEREFKINVKLNRNACPECSKYASGYFEAVLQLRADERSLEEEEIQKADEIIKNLLEKLSRTNRMAYLSQRVEIKEGIDYYFGSYKAARKISNVLKEQMGGIMGESPRLMGRDKSAGKDLYRIWISLRLPLFRKGDFLTHEDHIGQVIDVNGRKIVIMDMDTMENISISWREYDNLEKVASKEDVKSTTVTSKTPTEIQLLHPETYQPVDLNMMSKLTSINIGEEVEVIEISGKLYIIPPKID
- a CDS encoding translation initiation factor IF-2 subunit beta, with product MSDYEELLDRAIEQLPPQALETKRFSVPKAYSLIQGNRTIIQNFGEIADAMNRDPQHILKFLLRELGTAGNLEGNRAIMQGKFTHYLINDRMDDYVQRFIMCHECNRPDTRIIREDRIFLLKCEACGAKAPLKTL
- a CDS encoding minichromosome maintenance protein MCM, which codes for METSAETTTDKTKNPVAKFEEFFSTKYKDTVYEALEKYPEDRSVLVDYVELEMFDPDLADLLIEKPEEVIKAASKAVQNIDPLRKNAELHIRFENVRNNIPLRYLRSKYIGKFVAVDGIVRKTDEIRPRIQKAIFECRSCMRLHEVQQKSNIITEPALCQECGGRSFRILQEESEFLDTQNTKVQEPLENLSGGEQPRQINVILEDDLVDTVTPGDVIRITGTMKTIRDEKTKRFHNYIYGNYISALEQEFEELHIEPEDEEKIKELAANPDVYNKIINSTAPSIKGYRDVKEAIALQLFGGSAKELDDKTRIRGDIHILIVGDPGIGKSQMLKYVSKLAPRGIYTSGKGTSGVGLTAAAVRDEFGGWSLEAGALVLGDKGNVCVDELDKMRPEDRSAIHEALEQQTISIAKAGIMATLNSRCSVLAAANPKFGRFDRYKSIAEQINLPSTILSRFDLTFVVEDKPDVERDSALATHILNTHRDTAVPYDIEPELLRKYIAYARRNVHPHLTNEAMDVLREFYVGMRGGSAEEDSPVPITARQLEALVRLAEASSKIRLGTEVTREDAKRAVTLQENCLKNVGYDPETGKVDIDKVEGRTPKSDRDKIRVVQEIIKELEEEYGGRAPTNILITEMRDRYNMSEEKVEDLIRQLKRKGIIYEPQQGYLKVA
- a CDS encoding SAM-dependent methyltransferase encodes the protein MTQWNKERKNEEYYKKAKKQDYRSRASFKLLQLNRKYKIIKKGDNIVDLGAAPGGWSQVALEATGEDGLVVAVDLNRMKSFPEENFWSIKGDFTHEETLNEIRRTLQGKAQVIISDAAPKLSGIKDLDQLRSMDLARTVLQISDSILKYKGNIIMKVFQGEGYPELLKEIKQNFQTVRTTKPPSSRKKSGEMYVVGRGYRRAGKQN